In the Panthera leo isolate Ple1 chromosome C2, P.leo_Ple1_pat1.1, whole genome shotgun sequence genome, TATCCCCATCAAGACAACACAACTTCAATGATGCAGATTTCAGCATTTACTGGATTTTATACTTACCGAACATCAACTCTTCGAATGAAGACAGAAACCCTCAGAACAGAATTAAATCTCTAAAAATGTCACAGTGGGATCTGGTGCTTGGGTCACAGTGTTTAGAAATGTATGTAGTCAGAATTACCCTAAATCACTTAGAAGTCCTAGTTCCACGGTTTTGTGTGTACAAGGAGTTGGTTTGCATTGAGGGGCCACATCTTATAAAAGCACGTGCTGATGATTAAAGGTTCGACTCTGCACTGTGAGATGCCTTTGCTGAAAGAGCTGTGACCAGATAGCAACAGGACATATCCGCTCACATGGTGGAACAGTAGGCTGACATAGatcctgaaatatttatatttgtcttttggcAGAGCATGTCGTAAGTTAAACTTGTGTTGTGACTCTACATCTTGGGCAACGAATTACCAAATGAATCATGTCGCCATAACAGATTTTAATTCTGTACTATGACTTTCAGTGTTTGTGGCCCAGATGTTATGAAAGAATAaagctttaagaaatattttaacttaGTTAACAATGAAGGTCGTTGAACTTAGGTACCTGTCTCCCATTAATTCATGTGAAGAGAACTGAGATAAATTCATTATTGGAATGCTTATTTTTTATCAGGCTGACTGAAGGTAGTAATCTTAAAAACTGCTCTTACGGTGACACTGAAGAAAATACGATGGAAAATTTAATATATGGTAACTGTGGTTGCATTTAGAGCAACTGCCAAGGTACTACTGCCGTGTATAAATTCCCAGTTTACATAAAAATCCATCAGAGCAGAATGATGCTCAAGGTTTTAAACATCTGAAAATAAGGTGGAATTTTTCATTGTCTCTGCTTTATAATTATCACaacttattttgtatttctacttcctttaattgaaataaaatctttatactTATGGAAACTGCATAGTTTAACCTAGAGAAATTATTAAAGGACTTCATCTAGTACGTTCCATCTAAATGAAAATTCATACTTCAACAAATCTGTTTCGTATTCAGGACAGTGATTCCACTTTGGTAACTATTTTGTGCTTTCAATTTTAGATGGATTAATTTTCTGTagccctttaaaaagaaaaatttgtagCATGAAGTGTATTTTAAACACATGACTGGAACCTTTTGTAttcaatacagtaaaaccttcgtttgcaagcataattcattccagaaacatgcttgtaatccaaagcacttgtacatcaaagtgaatttctccataagaaataatggaaactcagttgattcattccacaacccaaataAATtcgtataaaaatgattataacactgtaatataatacaaaatataaagaaaaaaatctgcacttacctttgaaaaccttcatggctggtgtgacaGAGATGAGAGGAGGGtgattgtgtaggacgactttcgctataatggaatcactgctatctattggctcaatggaaactttttctttttgtgtgactttaacaacctatccaatgacatttgcttttgtctccttttgaCGATTtcgtggaaatgtgacattgtgttgtcgttaaacagattcattgctcacactgctacagccttattcaagtggtgcttttctacaaaattttgcactgttttccacattttacacatctccctaatttaatttgaagtgagggattcctcttcTCAGCAGACGAGATGCAGacgtagacttcttataaaatcttgcaatttcggccACTTGCATACCTTGCTTCTACTTCTCGATGACTCCTTAACTTCCGCCGTAATGATCTCCTCCGCcttactgcttttcttttcaacctttttccgCATtcgggccattgtatatgctcacacgGATATGgactacagtattaataaactcttgtcatatactgtaatGTTACTGGCAATAAGGAAAGGTTCTACATccgcaggcagcctgacctagaatgaagcaaagcattcctaagtttactcttgtatggaaaagcaaaggactgtccgcaggtgctttgaagtgacaaaaaatacactagggCCAGTTATAGGCACCtcccaacattctgaaaaatcattgatttctgctgaaCACTATGGCCTGAGACTGAgtatgggagacgatcacccacaatcccacagagagAACGAACCACcgctggctcagttgtgatcatgtgacattcagcatcgcATACTACTATTGCAAGACCTGGCTCGTGTATCAACTTAAAATTAGAAAtctttgctcgtcttgcagaacattcacagaacaagttaccgcaatccaagattttactgtatattgTACAGGgtggaaaatgaaataagaccGAATCCCTGCCTTCAAAATTCTAATAGAGGCCTACGTATGAGCAATACACTATTGAATTCTATAATAGAGCTCCACGCATGGTGCTACAGACATAGCAGACCAGGTGTGGCTGGACCAACACAGAAAACAGATCCTCAACTAGATGCACATGACAATCACCTGGTGGAGCTTTTAAAAGCTCAATACCCAAGTATACCCCAAATTAATAATACTGGTCTCTAGGGTTAAGACCAGGGAGTTTTTAAGCTTCCCAGGAGACTCAAGCGCAGCCGACTGAGACGCATTCCTCCAACACCGTCACCTTGTCTACTTTTCCCCGATGCCGTGTCTCCTTACTGCTCAGCTTTAGTAGCAGCCAAAGTAGAATTCTAACTCAAACCTTGGTAATCGGGACTTCAATTATTAGGACCCAGGACCTTAACTGGAAATGAGGACCGATGGTCACTGCGTTCCATGCCCCTCCTTGAAGCAGGCTGCTTAGAATGGAAGATTTAGGCAACATCGGGGTTTGTTCTTTGAAGACACAGAAAGGTAAACATTTTCTGAAGCCATTTTTATTACACTCAAGGAATTAAGACAAGTACAAAATAACCTTGGAATTAGGATACTGGATCAgtcattaaaaaaggagaaaacactaTAGTATGAAGAGATTTACAAATGACTAAAATAGACAAGCTGTGTCAGAATTCACAGACAACTTGAAatgggtttgcttttttttttccttttagaaatgctaacttttcttaacaaaaaaggacaaataaaatacAGTGCTCTAAATACGTGTAACtgtgaaaacattaaagaaaagcagTCTTAACACTTACTACTATTAGCATAACAGACTTCATTGCTTCTATTTAACAGCCTGTGCCAACACATGCCTACTCCCTTTCCTATCTTTAAGGAACAATTCCCTCTAAGAAATACTAATGCAGCATAACccttaaataatttatgtttaaaGTCACAACCTACAGAGAAATTGACACCTTGTCAATCTAGATATAACAATGGCAACCATTCTTCACATGCACTTCTCTTAAGAATCAAGTCCCTTGGCTGGCAGGATAAGGTTTATGCTACAGACTCTTCTCTCCCACAGCCACAAATCACCTTCTATGGTATGTCCCTGCTACTCTccatccctcccatccccacATTGGCATTCACCTTTCCCACCCCAAAAAGTGCAGTTCGTGGTAACCTTTATAGAAAATGGTTCTAATGGGTATCCCAGcatatatgcttttttaaaagccCCTTCTGAATACCAGAGGTGGTGAAAAGGAATCgtgttcttggatttttttttttttttttttaagcctttgcTGGGTCAAAAAGGTGTTTTCTGAAGATGttttgttcttgtgttttttcatttagaTCCCTCCCCTGGGATGTAAAGGAGAGAAcatctcccattttcccaaattgagggtaagagagaggaaagaggagcaAGCTGTTGACCCCAGGTTGGCTCAGCTTCCCAGTCCCTTTCCTGGCTCTGGTTCTTTCACAGGAACTAGTTATTGCTTCCACAACACGGTCACAGGTAATATTCCACAAAGGCCGTGACCCTGGTCACAGTCCACCGCAACAACGCCTCTGCTCTGAAAAACAAACCAGCCCAAGAGCTCTTTCCCAGAAGAAAACTCTTCAGCCCTCACGGTCACAACTTCATTAGTGCAGTGTAGAGTAAACGCTTAAGATTTGGCATGTATTAAATGATTATTGGCACAATGTTCTCCATACAGCTCCATGTATAAATACGGATATGCCCTTGGGCCCCGGCTGCGGATGGGTCAGCCAATCTGCACCGTTTTTATGTCAGCAATAATCCCGTCTCTTCCCTTTGAGCACTGGAGGGAGAGCTGCTTCATCCTGTTCTCCAAGGCCTGGCCCTCGCGGGCGCTGCTGCTTTGGCTCTTGCCACTGCTGTTGCCGAGACCTCGATTGTTGTTGGCTTTGTCGCTTGTTttattctctgccccttctgccctGTCTCctacagaaatgcaaagattATTGAGTGAGTACTGACAGTTCTAAGAGTCACCTGGGCCCGAGCCAACTCCGCCCTCTGGGATCTCCCAGCGCTGCCCAGCCGTGCCTGTCACAGAGCGTTCTCCATCGTGGGATTACTGCTCAAGGCATCTTATATATTCCTTAGCTTTAGAGATGATCTGTCACGTTCATCTAACAGCTGGAAAACAAACCTCTCCGGCCTGTGTTCGTCAAGGGGACGGCTATGATGACAGACCCAGAACCCAACGTGTACTCTAAGAAGAGCTCAGGAGCGGAGCCGGGAGCCCCCAGGACGGCAGCTGGCGTCTCAGGGATCGATACCGACCGCGTAACAGCACATTCACAGGGCCCCGTACCACAGCGCCGGGGGTCCTGAGAGCCGGCAGAGGTCTAGAACGGTGCAGGGGTCTGGCCGCCCAGGCAGTGAGTCGTCTGGCACGGGCACTACCGGCGAGAGCGCGGTAACTCACCTCGTTCTACCTCACATTCTGGGGAGGAGGCCCCGCTGCATTCGCTGCGAGGGCCCAGCACCGGGAACATCATCCCGAACTCTGACAGAGACACGGGGCTGGGCAGATCCAGGCTGCCAGGCCTTACAACCGCAGGGAATTGGTCGGGCATCTCCGACGGGCTCGCTGGTcctgaactgaagctggacaCAGAATGGGTTTCCGAGTCATCTTCAGACACAAAGTTGCTGCAGCTGTCGTCTTCAAAGGCCTCGGAGGCCACTAGGATGAGAGAGAACACCGCTCAGGGCTCTGCCCGACAGCCGCCTGGTTCCCTCAACACCTCCAGAAGTGGCCCCTGCTGGCCAGCAGCGCCACACGGCAAGGGGCCTGCAAGATCCTTGCCGCCTCGCGCACCCGCCGGAGCCTGCGTGACCGGACTATAAAACAACTTGAAGGGAAGCGGCTGGATCCCATGGATAGTCCGTGTCCTTGCAACAACTTTCTAGCTCCTGCCCTAGAAGTCAGCGTCTGCTACCTGAAGACACGACCTAAAAGTGGAAGATGAATTCAGCCACAGATCAGGGGCTTTTCTCCACCCCGGGCCCCCTCACAGAGCCACACGGACACGGGAAGGCAGCTGGCGCCGTGTGATGCGTACTGAACAAAGCCAGTCAGACTTAGCAGCTTTCATCTTCCACACGGTAGAAGCAGGAGCTGCTAGAAGCAACAGTCCCGTGTGGAGTGTCTGTTGGGGTTTTGTGATCTTCCAGGTAACGTGCATAAAAGACACACTCGGGGCCTAACTAGCTGGGTCACCATTTGCTGCAAAAGGATAAAACTCCTTTACAATGAATGCTCTGTGGCTGGTGCCTCGCTTGTTTTGTGGATCAGAATAACCAAGGCCCAGAGGACAGGTCATTCTTGTGGTTTGAAAGCCACTTCAACCTTTAACTGTTTTCCCCTCAGCCTGCACACGAGCCTGCTTATTAGAGCTTTCGTGTTcgtcttccctcctccctcatctttaaaaacagCCTCGGTAGCGTCCCCTAGAGGACTACCATAAACGAGAAGTACTGTAACGCTGAGGACAGAAAACAGGCTCCCATCTGAATTCAGATCCTGCCTCCGCTACTTGCTGTGTAGTCTTGgtcaggttacttaacctctctgagcttcatctTCCTCTCCATATGAAAGGATGAGTATTAGAGTACCTCACACATCACTGACCCTCAAATTTTAGTTTCCTTTACCTTCCTTTGGGCCTGGCATTTAAACATTTGTTAACTGGATTTAAAAATTcctgaggaaggaaaactttGGAGAGCACCAAGAGGAATGATTccacagacaaggaaagacagacagTGTTCAAAGACAATCTGGAAAGGTTTTCTTAATTCACACAgggaaaactggaccattttcttacaccatacacaaaaacacaaaatggattcaagacctacacgtgagatctgaaaccataaaaatactagaagagaCCACAGGCACTAAtgtctgacattggccatagcaacacttttctagataggtctcctgaggcaaggaagataaaagcaaaaataagctattgggtttacttcaaaattaaagcttctgcacaacgaaATAAACTATCAACAATACTAAATGGCAACCTAATGAATGGGGGAAGATAcctgcaaatcacatatctggtaaagggttagtatccaaaaatgaagaactgatacaactcaacacccaacagacaaataatccattttaaaaatgggcagaagacatgaacagacatttctccaaagaaaacacacagat is a window encoding:
- the SH3BP5 gene encoding SH3 domain-binding protein 5 isoform X3, with the protein product MLNHATQRVMEAEQTKTRSELVHKETAARYNAAMGRMRQLEKKLKRAINKSKPYFELKAKYYVQLEQLKKTVDDLQAKLALAKGEYKTALKNLEMISDEIHERRRSSAMGPRGCGVGAEGSSTSVEDLSGSKPEPDAVSVASEAFEDDSCSNFVSEDDSETHSVSSFSSGPASPSEMPDQFPAVVRPGSLDLPSPVSLSEFGMMFPVLGPRSECSGASSPECEVERGDRAEGAENKTSDKANNNRGLGNSSGKSQSSSAREGQALENRMKQLSLQCSKGRDGIIADIKTVQIG